Proteins encoded within one genomic window of Haladaptatus sp. QDMS2:
- a CDS encoding 30S ribosomal protein S4e, with amino-acid sequence MSKHQKRLSVPKSWPVERKTAVFTVKAGAGPHGEEGVPLLIILRDVLGYVDSKKEARYALNQGTVLVNGTHVTDERRPIGMFDILSFTERDEYYRVFPDEGGRLALSAISADAADSKLGKITGKRTVQGGKTQLALHNGQTLLFDEDPGYSTKDSLVVDSDGEVVVHFVYEEGALVTATKGQHAGEIGTLASIEISPSSAPNHVVVEQEDGSFETLEDYLVVIDENFTGDDE; translated from the coding sequence ATGAGTAAACACCAGAAGCGACTCTCAGTGCCAAAGTCCTGGCCGGTCGAGCGCAAGACCGCCGTCTTCACCGTGAAAGCGGGCGCAGGCCCCCACGGCGAAGAGGGCGTGCCGCTGCTCATCATCCTTCGCGACGTGCTCGGCTACGTCGACTCGAAGAAAGAAGCACGCTACGCGCTCAACCAGGGCACGGTGCTGGTAAATGGAACACACGTAACCGACGAACGCCGGCCAATCGGTATGTTCGACATCCTGTCGTTCACCGAGCGCGACGAGTACTACCGCGTCTTCCCAGACGAGGGTGGCCGTCTCGCACTGTCCGCGATTTCCGCGGACGCAGCCGACTCGAAGCTCGGGAAGATTACCGGCAAGCGCACCGTGCAGGGCGGCAAGACGCAGCTCGCACTGCACAACGGCCAGACGCTCCTCTTCGACGAGGACCCTGGCTACAGCACGAAGGACTCGCTCGTCGTCGACAGCGACGGGGAAGTCGTCGTCCACTTCGTCTACGAAGAGGGTGCGCTCGTGACCGCGACGAAGGGCCAGCACGCTGGCGAAATCGGGACGCTCGCGTCCATCGAGATTTCGCCGTCGTCGGCTCCGAACCACGTCGTCGTCGAACAGGAAGATGGCTCGTTCGAAACGCTCGAAGACTACCTCGTCGTCATCGACGAGAACTTCACGGGTGATGACGAATGA
- the rplX gene encoding 50S ribosomal protein L24, whose protein sequence is MTRQPTKQRNQTARAPLHERQRQVRATLSDDLREEYGKRNVRVNVGDIVEVMRGDFAGEEGEVIKVDLKKVVIHVEGVTIEKADGEEVPRALDTSNVRVTELNLEDDVRETRLEADNE, encoded by the coding sequence ATGACTCGACAACCAACCAAACAGCGAAACCAGACCGCGCGCGCACCGCTGCACGAGCGTCAGCGCCAGGTCCGTGCGACCCTCTCGGACGACCTCCGCGAGGAGTACGGCAAGCGAAACGTCCGCGTCAACGTGGGCGACATCGTCGAGGTCATGCGCGGTGATTTCGCCGGCGAAGAAGGCGAAGTCATCAAGGTGGACCTGAAGAAGGTCGTCATCCACGTCGAGGGTGTCACCATCGAGAAGGCAGACGGCGAAGAGGTCCCCCGTGCACTCGACACCAGCAACGTCCGCGTGACCGAGCTGAACCTGGAAGACGACGTGCGCGAGACGCGCCTGGAGGCAGACAATGAGTAA
- a CDS encoding 50S ribosomal protein L14, translating into MKALKADITQGLEKGSIITCADNTGARELKVISVAGYSGTINRHPKAGLADKVTVSVTKGTPEMRRQVLEAVIIRQRKPIRRPDGQRVKFQDNAAVIVDENEDPRGTEIKGPIGREVAERFGSIASTATMIV; encoded by the coding sequence ATGAAAGCACTCAAAGCTGACATCACGCAAGGACTCGAGAAGGGTTCGATTATCACGTGTGCCGACAACACGGGCGCACGCGAACTCAAGGTCATCAGCGTTGCCGGCTACTCCGGCACCATCAACCGCCACCCCAAAGCGGGGCTCGCGGACAAGGTGACCGTCTCCGTGACGAAGGGGACCCCGGAAATGCGCCGGCAGGTCCTCGAGGCCGTCATTATCCGCCAGCGGAAACCGATTCGCCGTCCCGACGGACAGCGAGTCAAGTTCCAGGATAATGCCGCCGTCATCGTCGATGAGAACGAAGACCCACGCGGGACCGAAATCAAGGGTCCAATCGGGCGTGAGGTCGCAGAACGCTTCGGAAGCATCGCTTCCACAGCTACGATGATAGTATGA
- a CDS encoding 30S ribosomal protein S17 codes for MALGLNVPEPEATCADENCPFHGTLSVRGQLLEGKVASTDMDKTVIVEREYDVKVPKYDRYMKRRSRIPAHAPECLGLEVGDTVRIAETRPLSKTKAHVVVETTGGDA; via the coding sequence ATGGCGTTAGGACTGAACGTACCAGAACCGGAAGCTACCTGCGCTGACGAGAACTGTCCGTTCCACGGCACGCTGTCCGTGCGCGGCCAGCTCCTCGAAGGCAAAGTAGCTTCGACGGATATGGATAAAACCGTGATCGTCGAACGCGAGTACGACGTGAAAGTACCGAAATACGACCGGTACATGAAGCGACGCTCGCGCATCCCGGCCCACGCACCTGAGTGCCTGGGTCTGGAGGTCGGCGACACGGTTCGTATCGCAGAGACACGACCGCTTTCGAAGACGAAAGCACACGTCGTGGTCGAGACAACAGGAGGCGATGCCTGA
- a CDS encoding ribonuclease P protein component 1, with amino-acid sequence MLTPETLPRHELIGLHVRVAAAANPDLVGIAGRVVGETTQMLRIEVGSRVTHVPKQASILEFGPIDEAAADRKEAGTASKPAGEDAAYVTVDGARLLSHPALRTETTGDSKWR; translated from the coding sequence ATGCTGACACCCGAGACACTCCCACGACACGAACTCATCGGCCTGCACGTGCGGGTCGCTGCCGCCGCCAACCCCGACCTCGTCGGGATAGCGGGGCGTGTCGTCGGTGAGACCACCCAGATGCTCCGCATCGAGGTGGGGTCTCGGGTTACGCACGTGCCCAAGCAGGCCTCGATACTCGAATTCGGACCCATAGATGAAGCTGCGGCCGACCGCAAGGAGGCCGGGACCGCATCCAAACCAGCAGGCGAGGATGCGGCTTACGTTACGGTGGATGGGGCCCGACTGCTCTCACACCCTGCTCTACGCACAGAAACTACAGGAGATTCCAAATGGCGTTAG
- the rpmC gene encoding 50S ribosomal protein L29, whose translation MAILYTDEIRDMTPAEREAELEELETELLNDRAIQAAGGAPENPGRTSELRRTIARIKTIQAEEGDFDEE comes from the coding sequence ATGGCAATCCTCTACACAGACGAGATTCGCGACATGACGCCCGCAGAGCGCGAGGCGGAACTCGAAGAACTCGAAACCGAACTGCTGAACGACCGCGCGATTCAGGCCGCCGGTGGCGCGCCTGAGAACCCCGGTCGAACTTCAGAACTTCGCCGAACGATCGCCCGAATCAAGACGATTCAGGCGGAAGAAGGCGACTTCGACGAGGAATAA
- a CDS encoding 30S ribosomal protein S3, with translation MADEHQFIEDGLQRTQIDEFFGEELARAGYGGMEVAKTPMGTQIILKAEKPGMVIGKGGKNIRKVTRQLEDRFNLEDPQIDVQEVEEPDLNAQIVADRLANALERGWYFRKAGHTTIDRIMDAGALGAEIVLSGKVTGARSRVEKFNRGYIKHNGEPAEAIVDEGQATAVMKLGTIGVTVKIIPPEAQLPDDFEIYDDVDVEDAPEVETDDEGVEDLLAESDEDEEAEPEDEAETPAEAAEVAEEEIVEENVEHEEGKAPTSPDGEEAAAEDEEELDEAVEEEAEELLSEMEADDEDEEDEA, from the coding sequence ATGGCAGACGAACACCAGTTCATCGAAGACGGTCTCCAGCGCACCCAGATCGACGAGTTCTTCGGCGAAGAACTCGCTCGCGCCGGCTACGGCGGCATGGAAGTCGCCAAGACGCCAATGGGCACCCAGATCATCCTCAAGGCCGAGAAGCCCGGGATGGTCATCGGGAAAGGCGGGAAGAACATCCGAAAGGTCACCCGCCAGCTCGAAGACCGCTTCAACTTAGAAGACCCACAGATCGACGTCCAGGAAGTCGAAGAACCTGACCTGAACGCGCAGATCGTCGCAGACCGCCTCGCCAACGCGCTCGAACGCGGCTGGTACTTCCGGAAAGCCGGTCACACGACCATCGACCGCATCATGGACGCCGGCGCACTCGGCGCCGAAATCGTCCTGTCCGGAAAGGTCACCGGCGCACGCTCGCGCGTGGAGAAGTTCAACCGTGGATACATCAAGCACAACGGTGAACCCGCCGAGGCCATCGTCGACGAGGGTCAGGCAACCGCAGTCATGAAGCTCGGGACCATCGGCGTGACGGTGAAAATCATCCCGCCAGAGGCCCAGCTGCCTGACGACTTCGAAATCTACGACGACGTCGACGTCGAAGACGCGCCGGAAGTCGAAACCGACGACGAGGGTGTCGAGGACCTGCTCGCCGAGTCCGACGAGGATGAGGAAGCGGAACCCGAAGACGAAGCCGAGACGCCTGCCGAGGCCGCAGAGGTCGCCGAGGAAGAAATCGTCGAAGAGAACGTCGAGCACGAAGAAGGCAAAGCCCCAACCTCGCCAGACGGTGAGGAGGCAGCCGCCGAAGACGAAGAAGAACTCGACGAAGCCGTCGAGGAGGAAGCAGAGGAACTGCTCTCCGAGATGGAAGCCGACGACGAAGACGAGGAGGATGAAGCATAA
- a CDS encoding 50S ribosomal protein L22 has translation MGISYSVDADPDTTAKAMLRERHMSHKHSKEIAREIKGMTVGAAKDYLSQVVEGKRSVPFKSHNSGVGHRSDIDGWDAGRYPEKASKAFLDLLENVSANASNQGFDGDTMEIIHIAAHKVGEVPGRKPRAMGRATSWNTPQVDVEIIVQEVEN, from the coding sequence ATGGGAATCAGCTACAGCGTGGACGCGGACCCGGACACCACGGCGAAAGCGATGCTTCGGGAGCGTCACATGAGTCACAAGCACAGCAAGGAGATTGCCCGCGAAATCAAGGGCATGACCGTCGGCGCAGCCAAAGACTACCTCTCACAGGTCGTCGAAGGCAAGCGCTCGGTGCCGTTTAAGTCCCACAATTCGGGCGTCGGCCACCGGTCGGACATCGACGGTTGGGACGCAGGTCGCTACCCAGAGAAGGCCTCGAAGGCTTTCCTCGACCTGCTCGAAAACGTCTCCGCGAACGCAAGCAACCAGGGCTTCGACGGCGACACGATGGAGATTATCCACATCGCCGCCCACAAGGTTGGCGAAGTGCCAGGCCGCAAACCGCGTGCCATGGGCCGCGCCACCTCGTGGAACACCCCACAGGTTGACGTCGAAATCATCGTCCAGGAGGTCGAGAACTGA
- a CDS encoding 30S ribosomal protein S19 → MSSDYRTGREGEFTYRGHTLDELQDMELEEVAELLPARMRRSIKRGLSIEQEKLMEKAASRDAQESADNPIRTHLRNMPVLPAFVGKTFSVYTGQSFERVRIEPEMIGHYLGEFQLTRKSVTHGQAGIGATRSSKFVPLK, encoded by the coding sequence ATGAGTTCTGACTACCGTACCGGCCGTGAGGGTGAGTTCACCTACCGCGGTCACACGCTCGACGAGCTGCAGGACATGGAGCTCGAAGAAGTTGCGGAACTGCTCCCCGCACGGATGCGGCGAAGTATCAAACGCGGCCTGTCCATCGAGCAGGAGAAGCTCATGGAGAAGGCGGCGAGCCGAGACGCGCAAGAGTCGGCCGACAACCCGATTCGAACGCACCTGCGCAACATGCCTGTCCTGCCGGCGTTCGTCGGCAAGACGTTCTCCGTCTACACGGGACAGTCGTTCGAGCGCGTGCGTATCGAGCCGGAGATGATCGGCCACTATCTGGGCGAGTTCCAGCTCACGCGCAAGTCGGTTACCCACGGACAGGCTGGTATCGGGGCAACCCGTTCCTCGAAGTTCGTGCCCCTCAAGTAA